A window of the Hordeum vulgare subsp. vulgare chromosome 5H, MorexV3_pseudomolecules_assembly, whole genome shotgun sequence genome harbors these coding sequences:
- the LOC123452080 gene encoding protein AMEIOTIC 1 homolog isoform X2, with amino-acid sequence MDAEAVRTPPPGAAQTQDSPMRPQVPRFYYKKRTTGHVRNGNNDSSPKIQPPSSPVSLSTSAIPTYHAGGFYEIDHDMLPPKSPIHLKSIRVVKVSEYTSHDITVSFPSLQALRSFFSSLRVPSAGPELDERFVMSSNHAARILRRRVAEQELEGEMHQDSFWLVNPCVFDFSASSGPATAPDALSSPEAPPAPPKVPAISSCLLATLKCDGAGWGVRRRVRYIGRHRDVAKEASIGGYETEASVRELPRPEQEDERRSSIRAKRKRDEAEGSKDKPSNPAKKKKSKTYKSPKKQKKRHVESKDGDPRRGKDRWSAERYAAAEKSLLEIMRSSGASLGAPVMRQALREQARKRIGDTGLLDHLLKHMAGRVPDGSTDRFRRRHNADGAMEYWLEPAELAEVRRQAGVSDPYWVPPPGWKPGDDVSTGAGDLLVKRQTEELAEELNDVKRNMEQLSSNMVELGKEAKSEAERAYSSWKEKYQKVVKANEKLEKQLSSLKDTYENVVQKHSKLKKEVRSLKDKYDFVVEKNDKLEEQMASLSSSFLSLKEQFLLAEKLKSIGIDEVGVAQNEGRRALDYGGGEQSQSQSQSRQRADVQAGEKRTARKSSFRICKPQGTFLWPSSTGTDMSGSGGGSSGISMEHQLPRSSLTMGRATAVEVVIAEEEAMMGMGDYFSTPPSASSTTNAGKLLALPSPKSPLQPQPLFTAGFTVPALHHPFAGLTLRHMDSPSSPCGASLMQGGIRMAMPNLEAGGMSTVGTDLALATPSYC; translated from the exons ATGGACGCAGAGGCGGTGAGGACCCCTCCCCCGGGCGCGGCTCAGACGCAGGACTCCCCCATG AGGCCACAGGTGCCCAGGTTCTACTACAAGAAGAGGACTACAGGCCACGTCAGAAATGGCAACAATGATAGCAGCCCCAAGATCCAACCGCCCAGCTCGCCAGTGAGCCTGTCAACCTCTGCCATCCCCACCTATCATGCTG GAGGGTTCTACGAGATCGACCACGACATGCTGCCCCCCAAATCTCCAATCCATCTCAAGTCCATACGCGTGGTTAAG GTGAGCGAGTACACGAGCCACGACATCACTGTGAGCTTCCCGTCCCTCCAGGCGCTTCGgagcttcttctcctcgttgcggGTGCCCAGCGCCGGGCCAGAACTTGACGAGCGCTTCGTCATGAGCAGCAACCACGCCGCGCGCATCCTGCGGCGCCGCGTGGCCGAGCAGGAGCTCGAGGGCGAGATGCACCAGGACAGCTTCTGGCTTGTCAACCCCTGCGTCTTTGACTTCAGCGCGTCGTCTGGCCCAGCAACGGCACCGGACGCGCTGTCATCGCCTGAAGCTCCACCGGCTCCGCCCAAGGTGCCGGCGATCAGCTCCTGCCTCCTCGCCACCCTGAAGTGCGATGGCGCCGGGTGGGGCGTGCGGCGCCGCGTCAGGTACATTGGCCGACATCGCGATGTTGCCAAGGAGGCCAGCATCGGCGGCTACGAAACAGAGGCCAGCGTTCGGGAGCTGCCGCGCCCGGAGCAGGAAGATGAGAGGAGGAGCTCAATCAGAGCCAAGAGGAAGCGGGACGAGGCAGAGGGAAGCAAGGACAAGCCCAGCAacccggcgaagaagaagaaaagcaagACCTACAAGAGCCCCAAGAAGCAGAAGAAGCGCCACGTCGAGTCCAAAGACGGCGACCCTCGGCGCGGCAAGGACCGGTGGTCGGCCGAGCGGTACGCAGCGGCTGAGAAGAGCCTGCTCGAGATCATGCGCTCCAGCGGCGCCTCCCTGGGCGCCCCGGTGATGCGGCAGGCGCTGCGGGAGCAGGCCCGGAAGCGCATCGGCGACACCGGCCTCCTGGACCACCTGCTCAAGCACatggccgggagggtgccggacgGCAGCACGGACCGGTTCCGTCGCCGGCACAACGCGGATGGCGCCATGGAGTACTGGCTGGAGCCAGCCGAGCTGGCGGAGGTGCGCCGGCAGGCCGGCGTGTCTGATCCGTACTGGGTGCCGCCACCCGGGTGGAAGCCCGGTGATGACGTGTCCACAGGCGCCGGTGATCTCCTGGTTAAGAGGCAGACGGAGGAGCTCGCTGAGGAGCTCAATGATGTTAAAAG GAACATGGAGCAGCTGAGTTCTAACATGGTGGAACTGGGCAAGGAAGCGAAATCTGAGGCAGAAAGGGCTTACAGTTCATGGAAG GAGAAGTACCAGAAGGTGGTTAAGGCAAATGAAAAGCTAGAGAAGCAGCTGTCATCTTTGAAG GACACCTACGAGAATGTGGTTCAGAAACATAGTAAGTTAAAGAAGGAGGTGCGGTCACTGAAG GATAAGTATGATTTTGTAGTTGAAAAGAATGATAAGCTGGAGGAGCAGATGGCTTCTCTCTCCAGCTCCTTCTTGTCTTTGAAG gaacaatttctgcTGGCAGAGAAACTGAAGAGCATTGGAATAGATGAGGTTGGTGTAGCCCAGAATGAGGGGAGGCGGGCACTAGATTATGGTGGTGGTGAGCAGAGCCAGAGCCAGAGCCAGAGCAGGCAGCGAGCAGATGTCCAAGCCGGCGAGAAGAGGACGGCGAGGAAGAGCAGCTTCCGCATCTGCAAGCCACAGGGCACGTTCCTGTGGCCAAGCAGCACCGGCACGGACATGAGCGGGAGCGGGGGAGGCAGCAGCGGCATCAGCATGGAGCACCAGCTCCCCCGCAGCAGCCTCACTATGGGCCGTGCCACAGCAGTTGAGGTGGTGATcgcggaggaggaggcgatgATGGGGATGGGCGACTACTTCTCCACGCCGCCATCGGCGTCGTCCACCACCAACGCCGGCAAGCTGCTGGCCCTGCCCAGCCCCAAGTCTCCCCTCCAGCCACAGCCCCTCTTCACCGCAGGGTTCACCGTCCCGGCCTTGCACCACCCCTTCGCCGGCCTCACCTTGCGCCACATG GATTCGCCGTCGTCGCCCTGCGGTGCTAGTCTGATGCAGGGGGGGATAAGGATGGCCATGCCCAACCTGGAGGCCGGAGGGATGAGCACCGTGGGCACGGACCTGGCCCTCGCCACTCCCTCCTACTGCTGA
- the LOC123452080 gene encoding protein AMEIOTIC 1 homolog isoform X1 codes for MDAEAVRTPPPGAAQTQDSPMRPQVPRFYYKKRTTGHVRNGNNDSSPKIQPPSSPVSLSTSAIPTYHAAGGFYEIDHDMLPPKSPIHLKSIRVVKVSEYTSHDITVSFPSLQALRSFFSSLRVPSAGPELDERFVMSSNHAARILRRRVAEQELEGEMHQDSFWLVNPCVFDFSASSGPATAPDALSSPEAPPAPPKVPAISSCLLATLKCDGAGWGVRRRVRYIGRHRDVAKEASIGGYETEASVRELPRPEQEDERRSSIRAKRKRDEAEGSKDKPSNPAKKKKSKTYKSPKKQKKRHVESKDGDPRRGKDRWSAERYAAAEKSLLEIMRSSGASLGAPVMRQALREQARKRIGDTGLLDHLLKHMAGRVPDGSTDRFRRRHNADGAMEYWLEPAELAEVRRQAGVSDPYWVPPPGWKPGDDVSTGAGDLLVKRQTEELAEELNDVKRNMEQLSSNMVELGKEAKSEAERAYSSWKEKYQKVVKANEKLEKQLSSLKDTYENVVQKHSKLKKEVRSLKDKYDFVVEKNDKLEEQMASLSSSFLSLKEQFLLAEKLKSIGIDEVGVAQNEGRRALDYGGGEQSQSQSQSRQRADVQAGEKRTARKSSFRICKPQGTFLWPSSTGTDMSGSGGGSSGISMEHQLPRSSLTMGRATAVEVVIAEEEAMMGMGDYFSTPPSASSTTNAGKLLALPSPKSPLQPQPLFTAGFTVPALHHPFAGLTLRHMDSPSSPCGASLMQGGIRMAMPNLEAGGMSTVGTDLALATPSYC; via the exons ATGGACGCAGAGGCGGTGAGGACCCCTCCCCCGGGCGCGGCTCAGACGCAGGACTCCCCCATG AGGCCACAGGTGCCCAGGTTCTACTACAAGAAGAGGACTACAGGCCACGTCAGAAATGGCAACAATGATAGCAGCCCCAAGATCCAACCGCCCAGCTCGCCAGTGAGCCTGTCAACCTCTGCCATCCCCACCTATCATGCTG CAGGAGGGTTCTACGAGATCGACCACGACATGCTGCCCCCCAAATCTCCAATCCATCTCAAGTCCATACGCGTGGTTAAG GTGAGCGAGTACACGAGCCACGACATCACTGTGAGCTTCCCGTCCCTCCAGGCGCTTCGgagcttcttctcctcgttgcggGTGCCCAGCGCCGGGCCAGAACTTGACGAGCGCTTCGTCATGAGCAGCAACCACGCCGCGCGCATCCTGCGGCGCCGCGTGGCCGAGCAGGAGCTCGAGGGCGAGATGCACCAGGACAGCTTCTGGCTTGTCAACCCCTGCGTCTTTGACTTCAGCGCGTCGTCTGGCCCAGCAACGGCACCGGACGCGCTGTCATCGCCTGAAGCTCCACCGGCTCCGCCCAAGGTGCCGGCGATCAGCTCCTGCCTCCTCGCCACCCTGAAGTGCGATGGCGCCGGGTGGGGCGTGCGGCGCCGCGTCAGGTACATTGGCCGACATCGCGATGTTGCCAAGGAGGCCAGCATCGGCGGCTACGAAACAGAGGCCAGCGTTCGGGAGCTGCCGCGCCCGGAGCAGGAAGATGAGAGGAGGAGCTCAATCAGAGCCAAGAGGAAGCGGGACGAGGCAGAGGGAAGCAAGGACAAGCCCAGCAacccggcgaagaagaagaaaagcaagACCTACAAGAGCCCCAAGAAGCAGAAGAAGCGCCACGTCGAGTCCAAAGACGGCGACCCTCGGCGCGGCAAGGACCGGTGGTCGGCCGAGCGGTACGCAGCGGCTGAGAAGAGCCTGCTCGAGATCATGCGCTCCAGCGGCGCCTCCCTGGGCGCCCCGGTGATGCGGCAGGCGCTGCGGGAGCAGGCCCGGAAGCGCATCGGCGACACCGGCCTCCTGGACCACCTGCTCAAGCACatggccgggagggtgccggacgGCAGCACGGACCGGTTCCGTCGCCGGCACAACGCGGATGGCGCCATGGAGTACTGGCTGGAGCCAGCCGAGCTGGCGGAGGTGCGCCGGCAGGCCGGCGTGTCTGATCCGTACTGGGTGCCGCCACCCGGGTGGAAGCCCGGTGATGACGTGTCCACAGGCGCCGGTGATCTCCTGGTTAAGAGGCAGACGGAGGAGCTCGCTGAGGAGCTCAATGATGTTAAAAG GAACATGGAGCAGCTGAGTTCTAACATGGTGGAACTGGGCAAGGAAGCGAAATCTGAGGCAGAAAGGGCTTACAGTTCATGGAAG GAGAAGTACCAGAAGGTGGTTAAGGCAAATGAAAAGCTAGAGAAGCAGCTGTCATCTTTGAAG GACACCTACGAGAATGTGGTTCAGAAACATAGTAAGTTAAAGAAGGAGGTGCGGTCACTGAAG GATAAGTATGATTTTGTAGTTGAAAAGAATGATAAGCTGGAGGAGCAGATGGCTTCTCTCTCCAGCTCCTTCTTGTCTTTGAAG gaacaatttctgcTGGCAGAGAAACTGAAGAGCATTGGAATAGATGAGGTTGGTGTAGCCCAGAATGAGGGGAGGCGGGCACTAGATTATGGTGGTGGTGAGCAGAGCCAGAGCCAGAGCCAGAGCAGGCAGCGAGCAGATGTCCAAGCCGGCGAGAAGAGGACGGCGAGGAAGAGCAGCTTCCGCATCTGCAAGCCACAGGGCACGTTCCTGTGGCCAAGCAGCACCGGCACGGACATGAGCGGGAGCGGGGGAGGCAGCAGCGGCATCAGCATGGAGCACCAGCTCCCCCGCAGCAGCCTCACTATGGGCCGTGCCACAGCAGTTGAGGTGGTGATcgcggaggaggaggcgatgATGGGGATGGGCGACTACTTCTCCACGCCGCCATCGGCGTCGTCCACCACCAACGCCGGCAAGCTGCTGGCCCTGCCCAGCCCCAAGTCTCCCCTCCAGCCACAGCCCCTCTTCACCGCAGGGTTCACCGTCCCGGCCTTGCACCACCCCTTCGCCGGCCTCACCTTGCGCCACATG GATTCGCCGTCGTCGCCCTGCGGTGCTAGTCTGATGCAGGGGGGGATAAGGATGGCCATGCCCAACCTGGAGGCCGGAGGGATGAGCACCGTGGGCACGGACCTGGCCCTCGCCACTCCCTCCTACTGCTGA